Proteins co-encoded in one Alphaproteobacteria bacterium SS10 genomic window:
- a CDS encoding cyclic nucleotide-binding domain-containing protein — translation MEPTLFRFIWRHSKREQIMVLLLTLASFPFLYMTLELPKIIINDALSGEAGPHDLGFLSVSPVSYLMLLCAALFVLILISGFLKMRVNVYKGVLGERMLRRLRFQMMDRVLRFPMPQFQRTSQGEIVSMVASETEPLAGYIGDAIALPAFQGGTMLTILIFMFVQDPVLGLAATAMIPIQAAVIPRLQRQVNQLGKQRVLKVRRLSEEIGESVSGIRDIRINGTARYTLSGFSQRLGEIFGIRMSIYHKKFFMKGLNNFLGQMTPLSFYAIGGYQVIQGDLTIGALVAAVAAYKDLAAPWKELLNYYQRMADSNIKYDQLHEQFVPDELLEKQLQYCPGTEPFALDGVISLNNVSLASADGVPVFSNLSLTVEEGATIAITGTDTTARERFVEMLTRITPPTGGRILLGDQDIATIPETILGPNFGYVGPDSYIFNDTIFDNVFFGMKTTPDLAGDGGKPTLSSAQVKDDKEAGKLWMKEAEASGNSIDPYTADWVNYENIGALDQQDALNWWLQVIEVTGATETLFKLGLDTVIDPNEYAGMAAQILGARQYIRQRLTTRDQEHFVSPFDYQRYNTYASVAENILFGTPMDDRLATSQLAQNDYCHSVFKRFDLVEPIQEIGLKLAEMLVEMFEDLPPGHEFYEQYSFVDEEVLDRLPKILRQVQSKGRSSLSLDERNLLASLTFELRVERHRLGLIDEELQNRLVELRHYFHDNLPVELRDAVAMFDPHDYNPALSIRGNLLFGKVAFSLAGAKEKVEALIDEVLEDFGIKESVILLIRDLDAGVGGSKVPTLGRQRMALGRALVKRPKILIANAPLQAMAIDQRDVVRQRIRNLLPDTTIIWLDQDIVDDSDVDRRFEIRDGRLIETIDAQSDVAADMTKPTAYGNQTETADLALADDQSAEVRLLAQVPIFAHLQPQQLKLLAFTAERLQFEAGEAFYQPGDQPDGVYVVIDGMVDMIRGVRGEEMVVATLGPEGVIGELEVLSSISRVALIRAATKVSALRIDPMVFINFVRNDPELAFAVIRGIGLRSIGRADEWRQASKDLEDKAGAAE, via the coding sequence ATGGAACCCACACTATTTCGCTTCATCTGGCGCCATTCTAAGCGCGAACAGATCATGGTGCTCTTGCTGACGCTGGCATCATTTCCGTTCCTATACATGACCTTGGAGCTGCCCAAGATTATCATCAATGATGCGTTGAGCGGCGAGGCGGGGCCACATGATTTGGGCTTCTTGAGCGTTAGCCCAGTTTCATACCTCATGCTGCTTTGTGCGGCTTTGTTCGTCCTGATCCTGATCTCCGGTTTTCTGAAGATGCGGGTCAATGTGTACAAGGGCGTCTTGGGCGAGCGGATGCTGCGCCGCTTGCGGTTCCAAATGATGGACCGGGTCCTGCGCTTCCCGATGCCGCAATTCCAGCGCACCAGCCAGGGTGAGATCGTCTCGATGGTGGCATCGGAGACGGAGCCGCTGGCCGGCTATATCGGTGATGCCATTGCCCTGCCGGCCTTCCAGGGCGGCACGATGCTGACCATCCTGATTTTTATGTTTGTGCAGGACCCAGTCTTGGGTCTGGCCGCCACGGCAATGATCCCGATCCAGGCGGCGGTGATCCCACGCCTGCAACGACAGGTGAACCAGCTGGGTAAGCAGCGGGTGCTCAAGGTACGTCGCCTATCGGAAGAAATTGGTGAGAGTGTGTCTGGCATCCGGGATATCCGGATTAATGGCACCGCGCGTTACACGCTCTCAGGTTTCTCCCAGCGGCTGGGCGAAATCTTCGGCATCCGCATGTCGATCTATCACAAGAAGTTCTTCATGAAGGGGCTGAACAACTTCTTGGGCCAGATGACGCCGCTCTCCTTCTATGCGATTGGTGGCTATCAGGTGATTCAGGGTGACCTGACGATCGGTGCGCTGGTCGCCGCCGTTGCCGCTTACAAGGACCTCGCTGCCCCGTGGAAGGAGCTGCTGAACTACTACCAACGGATGGCGGACAGCAATATCAAGTACGACCAACTGCATGAGCAGTTCGTGCCGGATGAGCTGCTGGAGAAGCAGCTGCAGTACTGCCCAGGGACGGAGCCATTCGCCCTAGACGGCGTCATCTCTCTCAACAACGTTTCGCTTGCCTCCGCTGACGGTGTGCCGGTGTTCAGCAACCTCTCCCTAACGGTGGAAGAGGGGGCAACGATTGCCATCACCGGCACGGATACAACGGCGCGGGAGCGGTTCGTTGAGATGCTGACCAGGATCACCCCGCCTACTGGTGGTCGGATCCTGCTTGGCGATCAGGACATCGCGACGATACCCGAGACCATTCTGGGGCCGAATTTCGGCTATGTCGGGCCCGACAGCTACATCTTCAACGATACAATCTTCGACAATGTCTTCTTCGGCATGAAGACGACGCCCGACCTTGCTGGTGATGGCGGGAAACCAACCCTAAGCAGCGCCCAGGTTAAGGACGATAAAGAGGCGGGCAAACTATGGATGAAGGAGGCTGAGGCTTCCGGTAATTCCATCGATCCCTACACGGCTGATTGGGTAAATTACGAGAATATCGGCGCCCTTGATCAACAGGATGCCTTGAATTGGTGGTTGCAGGTTATCGAGGTGACCGGGGCAACAGAGACCCTGTTCAAGCTCGGCCTCGATACGGTCATTGATCCCAATGAATATGCCGGGATGGCGGCGCAGATTTTGGGGGCGCGCCAATATATTCGCCAACGGCTGACCACCCGCGATCAAGAGCACTTTGTCAGCCCCTTCGATTACCAGCGCTACAACACCTATGCCTCGGTGGCTGAGAATATCCTGTTCGGCACGCCGATGGATGATCGATTGGCGACCTCACAGCTCGCGCAGAATGATTACTGCCATTCAGTGTTTAAACGCTTCGACCTCGTTGAGCCGATCCAAGAGATTGGGCTGAAGCTAGCTGAGATGCTGGTGGAGATGTTTGAGGACCTGCCACCGGGTCATGAGTTCTATGAACAGTACAGCTTTGTTGATGAAGAGGTGCTGGATCGCCTGCCAAAGATCCTGCGACAGGTTCAGTCCAAGGGGCGTTCTTCCCTTAGCTTGGACGAACGGAACCTACTGGCCAGCCTGACCTTCGAGCTGCGGGTTGAGCGACATCGCTTGGGTCTGATCGATGAAGAGCTGCAGAACCGGTTGGTCGAGTTGCGGCACTACTTCCACGACAACTTGCCGGTTGAGTTGCGTGACGCCGTCGCGATGTTCGACCCGCATGACTACAACCCGGCGCTGAGCATCCGCGGCAACCTCCTCTTTGGTAAGGTGGCGTTCAGCCTCGCCGGTGCAAAGGAGAAGGTTGAGGCCCTCATTGATGAGGTGTTGGAAGATTTTGGCATTAAGGAGAGCGTGATCCTGCTGATCCGTGACCTGGATGCGGGCGTTGGCGGCAGTAAGGTGCCAACCCTGGGCAGGCAGCGCATGGCCTTAGGCCGTGCCCTGGTTAAGCGGCCAAAGATTCTAATCGCGAATGCCCCGCTTCAGGCCATGGCAATTGATCAACGGGATGTGGTGCGCCAGCGCATTCGTAACCTGCTGCCCGATACCACCATCATCTGGCTGGACCAGGATATCGTTGATGATAGCGACGTCGATCGCCGCTTTGAAATCCGCGATGGTCGCTTGATCGAGACGATTGATGCCCAGTCCGATGTGGCCGCCGATATGACGAAGCCTACAGCTTATGGCAACCAGACTGAGACCGCTGATCTTGCCCTCGCCGATGATCAAAGTGCCGAGGTGCGCTTGCTGGCGCAGGTGCCAATCTTTGCCCATCTACAGCCACAGCAGCTTAAGCTCTTGGCTTTCACAGCTGAGCGTTTGCAGTTCGAGGCTGGTGAAGCCTTCTACCAACCGGGTGACCAGCCAGACGGCGTCTATGTCGTCATTGATGGCATGGTCGATATGATCCGCGGTGTGCGGGGTGAAGAGATGGTGGTGGCCACGCTGGGACCAGAGGGGGTGATCGGTGAGCTTGAGGTATTGTCCAGTATCTCGCGTGTTGCCCTGATCCGGGCGGCAACCAAAGTCTCGGCCCTGCGCATTGATCCGATGGTGTTCATCAACTTTGTCCGCAACGACCCGGAATTGGCCTTTGCCGTTATCCGTGGTATCGGCCTGCGTTCAATTGGCCGTGCCGATGAATGGCGCCAGGCCTCCAAAGATCTAGAAGATAAGGCCGGTGCCGCTGAGTAG
- a CDS encoding peroxiredoxin: MLTVGDQFPAFALKAVVSRDPDNAVIELTERSHPGKWKVIFFWPKDFSTVCPTELIGFGDLNAAFEERGAVLYGASTDSDAVHRAWREHELALRDMPYPMISDIKRELSEALGILHPDEGVCLRATYILDPDNRIRHVSVYDLLVGRNPQEVLRTLDALQTDEKCPCNWQRGEATATVA; this comes from the coding sequence ATGCTAACCGTTGGTGATCAGTTTCCAGCCTTCGCCCTTAAGGCCGTGGTCTCACGCGATCCAGACAATGCGGTGATTGAGCTGACGGAGCGGTCCCATCCGGGCAAGTGGAAGGTCATCTTCTTCTGGCCAAAGGATTTCAGCACGGTCTGCCCCACCGAGTTGATCGGCTTTGGTGATCTAAACGCGGCATTTGAAGAGCGGGGCGCCGTGCTCTATGGCGCATCGACCGACAGCGATGCCGTGCACCGCGCCTGGCGGGAGCATGAGCTGGCGCTGCGGGATATGCCCTATCCCATGATCTCAGATATCAAGCGGGAGCTGTCGGAAGCACTGGGCATCTTGCACCCTGATGAAGGGGTTTGCCTGCGCGCGACCTATATCCTCGATCCCGATAATCGTATTCGCCATGTCTCAGTCTATGACCTGCTGGTCGGGCGTAACCCGCAAGAGGTTCTGCGCACGCTTGATGCGCTTCAGACGGATGAGAAATGCCCCTGCAACTGGCAGCGTGGCGAGGCGACCGCCACCGTTGCCTAA
- a CDS encoding DMT family transporter yields the protein MSSSIIHRPVLGVVLMVAGISILASMDVLIKIISQSYSIPQVIFFRSLLSLPVLLLCLRFEGGWKALKTERPFLHVSRGFVMALTTACFVFSFQQLPLSDVYSIIFSSPLIVTLLAIPLLGERVGMHRMAAVAVGFIGVIIAMQPGFAQNNPATYVALFGAFSYAMVQIFIRQMSETESTAAITIYGTIMIMTCAGAVLPWFWTTPTLADFAILAVIGAMGGAGQYCLTSAFRYADASLLSPYNYLSLIWGAFYGFAVFGDIPGLATIIGSVIIVASGLYIIHREAGRSKLNPEVAPGSDQPPQRPLG from the coding sequence ATGTCTTCCAGCATTATCCATCGACCCGTACTCGGTGTCGTACTGATGGTGGCTGGTATCAGCATCCTGGCGTCCATGGATGTGCTGATTAAGATCATCAGCCAATCCTATTCGATCCCGCAGGTGATCTTTTTCCGGTCCCTGCTGTCGCTGCCGGTCTTGCTGCTGTGCTTGCGGTTTGAGGGCGGCTGGAAGGCGCTCAAGACTGAGCGGCCATTCCTTCACGTGTCCCGTGGCTTCGTGATGGCGCTGACCACGGCCTGCTTTGTCTTCAGCTTCCAGCAGCTGCCGCTCTCGGATGTTTATTCGATCATCTTCTCAAGCCCACTGATTGTAACGCTGCTGGCCATCCCGCTATTGGGGGAACGTGTGGGCATGCATCGGATGGCAGCCGTGGCGGTTGGCTTTATCGGTGTGATTATCGCGATGCAACCTGGCTTCGCGCAGAACAACCCCGCCACCTATGTCGCCCTGTTCGGTGCCTTCTCTTATGCGATGGTGCAAATCTTCATCCGCCAGATGAGCGAGACGGAGAGTACGGCGGCCATCACCATCTATGGCACGATCATGATCATGACCTGTGCCGGGGCCGTACTGCCATGGTTCTGGACAACGCCAACCCTTGCAGATTTTGCGATCCTGGCAGTGATTGGTGCGATGGGTGGTGCGGGGCAATACTGCCTTACCAGCGCATTCCGCTATGCCGATGCGAGCCTGCTATCGCCTTACAACTATCTCAGCCTGATCTGGGGTGCGTTCTACGGCTTTGCCGTGTTTGGCGATATCCCTGGCCTGGCGACGATTATCGGCTCGGTGATCATTGTCGCCTCGGGCCTCTACATCATTCATCGGGAAGCCGGGCGTAGTAAGCTGAACCCAGAGGTCGCCCCCGGCAGTGACCAGCCGCCGCAACGGCCATTAGGCTAA
- a CDS encoding DMT family transporter, whose translation MTSSNAGPSLPPHLLSILCGLGGYGLFSVMDTFSKLLDGAVAIEQLIVFNAVATILTASVWCRLKYGRFIVWPDRYKLVLGHGLVAAIGVQCAFYGYRYMPSIADAYSISFSGPLLGVVLASLILGERLSWHRWLAVALGFCGVLIALQPDIQSLNPVVLFPIGAAFSFASGTLILRALDGADPPEKVMLLTNIVVLLILLPLAIFNPVGSQIVGADAATDISWISDPRTIATVLGCAISAVVAQLLIIMAFARGDASIVAPMNFTQIIWAVIFGLLIFNTAPRSTTVIGVCLVFLCTLYIIRDAGRVAASSAMTAAEFNDQLTSSDNRPPA comes from the coding sequence ATGACCAGCTCTAATGCTGGACCATCATTGCCACCACACCTGCTGAGCATCCTTTGTGGACTTGGTGGCTACGGCCTGTTTTCGGTGATGGATACCTTCTCAAAGCTGCTTGATGGCGCCGTGGCCATCGAACAACTGATTGTCTTCAACGCTGTGGCGACCATTCTAACCGCATCGGTATGGTGTCGGCTGAAATATGGACGGTTCATCGTATGGCCAGACCGTTACAAACTTGTCCTTGGCCATGGCCTGGTGGCGGCGATCGGGGTCCAGTGCGCCTTCTACGGTTATCGCTATATGCCGAGTATCGCCGATGCCTACTCGATCAGCTTTTCTGGACCGCTTTTGGGTGTCGTTCTGGCCTCATTGATCCTAGGTGAGAGATTAAGCTGGCATCGATGGCTGGCCGTTGCCCTGGGTTTCTGCGGCGTCCTAATTGCCCTGCAGCCAGACATCCAATCCCTGAACCCAGTGGTACTGTTTCCAATTGGGGCGGCCTTTAGCTTTGCCAGTGGCACACTAATCTTGCGGGCATTGGATGGGGCTGATCCACCCGAAAAAGTGATGTTACTAACAAATATTGTTGTTCTTCTGATTCTGTTGCCGCTGGCCATCTTCAACCCAGTTGGGAGCCAGATTGTTGGCGCAGATGCGGCAACCGATATCAGTTGGATATCGGACCCTCGAACAATTGCCACCGTTCTGGGATGTGCAATCTCAGCGGTTGTCGCACAGCTCTTGATCATCATGGCCTTTGCAAGGGGCGATGCGTCGATCGTCGCCCCAATGAACTTCACTCAGATCATTTGGGCGGTCATCTTTGGCCTGCTTATCTTTAACACCGCGCCGAGAAGCACAACTGTGATCGGGGTGTGCCTAGTCTTCCTCTGCACGCTCTACATCATCAGGGATGCTGGTCGCGTGGCCGCTAGCAGTGCTATGACGGCAGCTGAATTCAATGATCAGCTGACCAGCTCTGATAACCGCCCTCCCGCTTAA
- a CDS encoding purine-nucleoside phosphorylase, whose amino-acid sequence MQSVEAIHAAVEEAVAVLETKKPADWTPRAVLVLGSGLSHIASAMQNSVTVPYSDIPNFIRANVEGHEGNLHMGWLGGAQVACLQGRQHLYEGPAESMEALSITIRALQKLGADILFLTAAAGSLNRSMTPGSLMMVADHINLMGTNPLLGPNDDRVGPRFPNMHNAYDMDLRSWLIDIALGDNIFLHEGIYAGVLGPNFETPAEIRMMQTIGADAVGMSVVPECLIARHCDMRVAACAAITNFAEGVGPGSPTHEETLATADICSESLTRLLFGFFETLA is encoded by the coding sequence ATGCAATCGGTAGAGGCAATTCACGCAGCGGTTGAAGAGGCCGTGGCCGTGCTGGAGACGAAGAAGCCAGCCGATTGGACCCCACGCGCCGTTTTGGTACTTGGCTCCGGCTTAAGCCACATCGCCAGCGCGATGCAAAACTCGGTGACGGTGCCATATAGCGATATTCCCAACTTCATCCGCGCCAATGTTGAGGGGCATGAAGGCAACCTTCATATGGGTTGGCTTGGCGGTGCGCAGGTTGCGTGCCTACAGGGACGCCAGCACCTCTATGAGGGGCCAGCGGAATCTATGGAGGCCCTCTCCATCACCATCCGGGCATTGCAGAAGCTGGGCGCCGACATTCTGTTCCTGACCGCAGCGGCCGGCAGCCTGAACCGATCCATGACCCCGGGCAGCCTGATGATGGTCGCGGACCATATCAACCTGATGGGCACCAACCCATTGCTCGGCCCGAATGATGATCGGGTTGGCCCGCGCTTCCCCAACATGCACAACGCCTACGACATGGATTTGCGCAGTTGGCTGATCGATATCGCGCTTGGCGATAACATCTTCCTACATGAGGGGATCTATGCCGGTGTGCTTGGCCCCAATTTCGAGACCCCTGCCGAAATCCGGATGATGCAGACCATCGGGGCCGATGCAGTCGGTATGTCGGTCGTGCCCGAATGTCTGATCGCCCGGCATTGCGACATGCGCGTTGCGGCCTGTGCTGCGATTACCAACTTCGCTGAAGGTGTTGGCCCAGGATCACCAACCCACGAAGAGACGCTGGCCACCGCTGATATCTGCAGTGAAAGCCTGACCCGCCTGCTCTTCGGCTTTTTCGAGACGCTGGCTTAA
- the hisS gene encoding histidine--tRNA ligase, protein MSKRAIYRPRPISGFPEWLPEQRLVEQRWMDHIRRVFESYGFASIETPSVEELDVLVAKGEVDKEIYTIQRLHAEEADKSEARLALHFDVTVPFARYVAQHFNALDFPFKRYQMQKVWRGERPQDGRFREFYQCDIDVINVDHLPLHFDAEIPAVALECVSGLGIGPVRMHVSNRKILDGYLSGLGIEDRVPVIRTLDRFDKIGAEGVVKALVSEVGLDQATAEKSLALAEIQTPDSSFADRVLALGVEHEMLSEGVEELRFVMDHLANEVPNADVLADLSIARGFDYYTGTVYEGRFIDKPGFGSIIAGGRYDDLAGSYINRKLPGVGISIGLTRIFGKMVADGLLETGAKCPTQVLVVLPSEERRGNAAAIAKQLRDRGLRVEMFHSPSKIARQLAYASKKGIGYVWFPPFDDNQPHEVKDMASGDQGAADPAVWTPAGQ, encoded by the coding sequence ATGAGCAAACGCGCCATCTATCGCCCGCGCCCGATCAGCGGCTTCCCCGAATGGCTGCCTGAGCAGCGCCTCGTCGAGCAACGCTGGATGGATCACATCCGCCGGGTGTTCGAAAGCTACGGATTTGCCTCCATCGAAACCCCATCGGTGGAAGAGCTTGATGTGCTGGTGGCGAAGGGTGAGGTCGATAAAGAGATCTACACAATCCAACGCCTGCACGCGGAAGAGGCGGATAAGTCAGAGGCAAGACTGGCGCTGCACTTTGATGTGACGGTGCCCTTTGCCCGCTATGTGGCCCAGCACTTCAACGCGCTCGACTTCCCGTTCAAGCGTTATCAGATGCAGAAGGTCTGGCGCGGTGAGCGACCTCAAGATGGTCGGTTCCGTGAATTCTACCAATGCGATATCGACGTGATTAACGTCGATCACTTGCCACTGCACTTCGATGCTGAAATCCCTGCGGTGGCCCTGGAATGTGTTAGCGGCCTGGGCATCGGCCCCGTTCGCATGCACGTCTCAAACCGTAAAATTCTGGACGGCTATCTTAGCGGCCTTGGTATTGAAGATCGCGTGCCGGTTATCCGCACCCTGGACAGGTTCGATAAGATCGGTGCTGAGGGCGTGGTGAAGGCGCTGGTTAGTGAAGTTGGCCTCGACCAAGCCACGGCTGAGAAGAGCCTAGCCCTCGCCGAGATCCAAACACCTGACAGCAGCTTTGCCGACCGGGTTCTGGCCCTGGGTGTCGAGCATGAGATGCTTAGCGAAGGCGTTGAGGAGCTGCGCTTCGTTATGGATCATCTGGCCAATGAAGTGCCTAATGCTGACGTGCTTGCGGACCTCTCAATCGCGCGTGGCTTCGATTACTACACCGGCACAGTTTACGAGGGCCGGTTCATCGACAAGCCAGGCTTTGGCAGCATCATCGCCGGTGGTCGCTATGACGATTTGGCTGGCAGCTACATCAACCGGAAGCTGCCTGGTGTTGGCATCTCAATCGGCCTCACCCGCATCTTTGGCAAAATGGTTGCCGATGGCCTGCTGGAAACCGGCGCCAAATGCCCGACACAGGTTTTGGTTGTCCTGCCGTCGGAAGAACGACGCGGGAATGCCGCAGCGATTGCCAAGCAACTCCGTGATCGCGGCCTAAGGGTTGAGATGTTCCACAGCCCAAGCAAGATTGCCCGGCAATTGGCTTATGCCTCAAAGAAGGGCATAGGTTACGTGTGGTTCCCACCGTTTGATGATAACCAGCCCCATGAAGTTAAAGACATGGCCTCTGGTGATCAGGGTGCCGCCGATCCGGCGGTTTGGACACCAGCAGGGCAGTAG
- a CDS encoding iron ABC transporter permease codes for MALDMPNQATPAPVNRSTGPISLGQFGVWLVALVMGVPIAVVLSRLTIPADDIWSHLTDTVLGLYVSNSLLLVLGTTVGSLIVGVGCAWLVASCAFPGRRWMRWLLLAPAALPAYVVAYAYTDLFQFAGPIQTTLRDVFGWRHGDYWFPEIRSMGGAILVMTAVFFPYVYIFTLVAFAAQGDRIMAIARSLGRGPWGAFWFAALPLARPAIIGGLALVIMETLADFGAVQHFSIPTFTTGIYRTWFAMGAPLPAAKLAALLLLAIGLVLMIEAALRGRGHSSGSNSQSVSGMPTLFHLKGWRALFAFTACAVPVLIGFIGPVLTLIALAIRPEGLQALPLMLSAISDTLLLGVLAGLVTVTIALYLARSVGLRGSGGDQLGLLPRAGVRLATLGYAVPGLVLAVGMLAPFGAIDRLLNAIAENWFGVSVGLVFSGTIFTLIYAYCVRFLTVAVKGIEPGLGRLPPSMLQASQSLGVTGWRRMLRVELPILRPSLLAALVFVIVEVVKELPATLVLRPFQIETLALLAYRYASDERLVAAALPSLVIALIGLIPVMILGYVMFGSGQKAAEPATKNSPV; via the coding sequence ATGGCATTGGATATGCCAAATCAAGCGACACCTGCACCAGTAAACCGCTCAACCGGCCCAATAAGTTTGGGCCAGTTTGGCGTGTGGTTGGTTGCCTTGGTGATGGGGGTACCAATTGCGGTTGTGTTGTCCCGCCTGACCATCCCGGCAGATGATATCTGGTCCCACCTCACGGACACCGTGCTGGGCCTTTATGTCAGCAACAGCCTGCTGCTGGTTCTTGGCACGACGGTTGGTTCGCTCATTGTCGGTGTCGGATGTGCCTGGCTGGTTGCAAGTTGTGCCTTCCCTGGGCGACGCTGGATGCGGTGGCTGCTGTTAGCGCCAGCCGCCTTGCCGGCTTATGTGGTGGCCTATGCCTATACTGACCTTTTCCAGTTTGCCGGGCCGATCCAAACCACGTTGAGGGATGTGTTCGGCTGGCGGCACGGTGATTATTGGTTCCCGGAAATCCGCAGCATGGGCGGCGCCATTTTGGTGATGACCGCCGTCTTCTTTCCCTATGTCTATATCTTCACTCTGGTAGCGTTTGCCGCACAGGGCGACCGCATTATGGCGATTGCTCGCAGCCTCGGGCGTGGCCCGTGGGGGGCGTTCTGGTTTGCGGCACTGCCGCTTGCCCGTCCGGCGATCATTGGTGGGTTGGCCCTGGTTATCATGGAGACCCTGGCCGATTTTGGTGCCGTTCAGCATTTCAGTATTCCGACCTTTACCACGGGCATTTACCGCACCTGGTTTGCCATGGGGGCGCCACTGCCGGCCGCCAAGCTTGCGGCGCTACTGCTGTTGGCGATTGGCCTGGTCTTGATGATTGAGGCGGCGTTGCGTGGCCGTGGTCATAGTTCCGGCTCAAACAGCCAATCTGTTAGTGGGATGCCAACGCTGTTTCACCTTAAAGGCTGGCGCGCGCTGTTCGCCTTCACGGCCTGCGCAGTGCCGGTGTTGATTGGCTTTATTGGTCCTGTCCTCACCCTGATTGCCCTGGCCATTCGGCCTGAAGGTTTGCAGGCTCTGCCCCTAATGTTGTCCGCCATCTCGGACACCTTGCTGTTGGGTGTGCTGGCTGGCCTTGTGACGGTGACGATCGCGCTGTATCTGGCCCGCTCGGTCGGGCTTCGTGGTTCTGGCGGTGATCAGCTGGGGCTCCTGCCGCGTGCTGGCGTTCGGTTGGCAACCTTGGGTTACGCCGTGCCGGGCCTGGTCTTGGCGGTTGGCATGTTGGCGCCTTTTGGGGCCATAGACCGTCTGCTAAACGCCATTGCTGAAAACTGGTTCGGTGTCAGCGTTGGGCTTGTCTTTAGTGGGACCATCTTCACCCTCATCTACGCGTACTGTGTGCGCTTCCTAACCGTTGCGGTGAAGGGGATTGAGCCGGGGCTTGGCCGCCTACCGCCTAGCATGCTGCAAGCATCCCAAAGCCTTGGGGTTACCGGCTGGCGCCGTATGTTGCGTGTAGAACTGCCGATCCTAAGGCCGAGCCTGCTGGCAGCCTTGGTTTTTGTGATTGTTGAGGTGGTGAAAGAGCTGCCAGCGACCCTGGTACTCCGGCCATTCCAGATCGAAACACTAGCGCTTTTGGCCTACCGCTATGCCAGTGATGAACGGTTGGTGGCCGCCGCCTTACCGTCATTGGTGATTGCACTGATCGGACTGATCCCGGTCATGATCCTGGGCTATGTCATGTTTGGCAGTGGTCAGAAGGCGGCCGAGCCCGCAACGAAAAACAGCCCCGTTTGA
- a CDS encoding Fe(3+) ABC transporter substrate-binding protein, with translation MTRPASLLAGLALTVFAIPASAAEVNVYSGRHYDTDRQVYDAFTEKTGIKVNIIEGKSDALLERIVSEGAQSPADILITVDAGRLWRADNAGLFQAANSAILDQNVPASLRHPEGLWYGLSKRVRGIIYNREATAGTELPKTYEEMATPKYEGEVCIRSSNNIYNQSLIGSIIAADGEAAALSWAQGIKNNLARPPQGGDTDQIRSVAAGECDYAIANHYYYMRLATSDDAANRDVAAKVGFIAPNQDGRGAHANISGAGILANAPNADEARRLLEYLSSPAAQAIFARSNNEYPTNPNVAPIEALELVGTFKEDTVNARTFGKNNPAALKIADQVGWP, from the coding sequence ATGACCCGCCCTGCAAGCTTGCTGGCCGGTCTAGCGCTGACCGTGTTCGCCATCCCGGCTAGTGCCGCCGAGGTGAATGTGTATTCCGGTCGTCACTATGACACCGACCGCCAGGTCTATGACGCCTTCACCGAGAAGACCGGCATTAAGGTTAATATTATCGAGGGTAAGTCCGATGCCCTGCTTGAGCGGATCGTCTCTGAAGGTGCACAAAGCCCAGCAGACATCCTAATCACCGTTGATGCTGGTCGCCTGTGGCGCGCTGATAATGCTGGCCTGTTCCAGGCGGCAAACTCAGCTATCCTGGACCAGAACGTGCCAGCCTCCCTCCGCCACCCTGAGGGGCTTTGGTATGGTCTGTCCAAGCGGGTTCGCGGCATCATCTACAACCGTGAAGCCACCGCTGGCACTGAACTACCAAAAACTTATGAAGAGATGGCCACGCCAAAATATGAGGGCGAGGTTTGCATTCGCTCTTCAAACAACATCTACAACCAGTCGCTGATCGGCTCGATCATTGCAGCTGATGGTGAGGCCGCCGCTCTCTCATGGGCTCAAGGCATCAAAAACAATCTGGCACGCCCACCACAAGGCGGCGACACCGACCAGATCCGTTCCGTGGCCGCTGGTGAGTGCGATTACGCGATCGCCAACCACTACTACTACATGCGCCTTGCTACCTCTGACGACGCGGCCAACCGTGACGTTGCAGCAAAAGTTGGCTTCATTGCCCCGAACCAAGATGGTCGCGGCGCCCATGCCAATATCAGCGGCGCTGGCATCCTTGCCAACGCACCAAATGCGGATGAGGCCCGTCGCCTGCTCGAGTACCTAAGCTCACCAGCAGCGCAGGCAATCTTCGCCCGCTCCAATAACGAGTATCCAACCAATCCAAATGTCGCCCCGATTGAGGCGCTGGAACTGGTCGGTACCTTTAAGGAAGACACGGTGAATGCCCGGACCTTCGGCAAGAACAACCCAGCCGCGCTGAAGATCGCGGATCAGGTTGGCTGGCCATAA